The stretch of DNA GGCTGAAGTCGCGCTGTTCCGGATCGACACCGCCGTTGATGTACTCAATCGACACCCACTTCGGCGCTTCGATCCGGTAAAGCACCTGAACGGCGATGGGCTGCTCATCGAGCAGGACTACCGAGCCGGTCATGAACTCGCGCATTAATGCAAAGACCTCTTGCAGATAGCACTTGCCGGGCACGTCGAAACCCCAGCGGCGCCGAAACAGATCGGCATACATTGCAGCCTGCTCGGTCGGCGAGAAATTCAGCATCGGACGCAGCACACCGCCGGCCTCTTCCAGCAGGCGCTGCTCGCGCCGCTGGTTGTAGCGGAATTTCTTCGAATACGTCTCCGGTTCGCGCACTAGTGCCAAACCCTCCGACTGCTCGCGCAATGTACTGACTGCACCGACATTATGCTCGGACACGTAGCGCATACGCTGGCGTACCGGCACACCAGCCTGCTCGGCAACCGGCAGAATGATCTCCGCGTTGCCCAGGTCGAACACACCGCGCTTGCCGGTTTTTTTCAGCACATCCTTAGAAAGCGCTAGATGCCGCCCCCAACAGGGAACCGCCGCAACCAGCTCGCCTTGCTGCTCCCAGCCCAGATAGCGCACTGGAATACCCGCAAGCCCAGCCAGCCGTTCGATGACATCAGGGTGAGTCGCGACGCTGCCGCCGTAGCGCTGCCAGGCTTCCGCATATCTCGATGCGTCAATAACGCACCAGCCACGCTCGCGCCAGCTTTGCAGAAATTGCAACATTAGGATTTCTGCTCGTCAGGCTCGTCTTCCTTGAACTGAGTCGCATGGAGCCTAGAGTAGGCGCCGTTCGCTGCCAGCAACTCTGCATGGGTACCGCGCTCGACGATACGCCCCTGTTCCATCACCAAAATCAGATCGGCTTTCTCGATGGTGCTCAACCGGTGTGCAATCACAAGTGTGGTACGGCCAGTCATCACATGATCCAGCGCACCCTGAATATGCCGCTCGGACTCGGTATCCAATGCAGAAGTGGCCTCATCCAGAATCAGCACAGGCGCGTTCTTCAGCAGCGCCCGCGCAATGGCCAGACGCTGACGCTGACCACCTGAAAGCAGCACGCCGTTCTCCCCGATTTGGGTCTGGTAACCCTGCGGCATTTGTTCAATGAATTCGTCGGCGTAAGCGTTGCGAGCGGCGCGCTGAATTTCTTCCAGGGGTGCGCCAGCGAGGTCGCCATAAGCGATGTTGTTAGCGACCGTGTCGTTGAACAGTGTCACCTGCTGAGTCACCAAGGCTATGTGCCTCCGAAGGTTGCGCAATTTGTAGGATTCGACATCCGCGCCGTCGAGCAGGATCTGACCGGTCTCGTGGTGATAGAAGCGCGGGATCAGATTCGCCAGCGTGGATTTGCCGCTGCCGGAGCGGCCTACCAGCGCGACCATCTGCCCGGGCTCGACAGTGAAGTTAATATCGTGCAGCACGGGCTTTTTGCTGCCCGGATAGAAGAAACTGAGGTTGCGCACTTCCAGCTGACCGCTGACCGCATCACGCTCCAGAGCGCCGCTGTCAGTCTCCGGCTGTTCATCGAGCTGCTCGAAGATGCTATCGGCGGCGGCTAGCCCTTTCTGGATGTTGGCGCTGACTTCGGACAGCTGGCGGATCGGCTTGGGCAGGAGGCCGGCGGCAGTGATATAAGCCACCAGGTCACCTGCAGTGGCGTCGCCGCGCAGCAGCAGCACCAGGAACATCAGCACGGCCATAGCACTGTAGATAAGCAACTGCAAGGTGGGCGTATATACCGCGCTGGTCTTAACCATGCGCAGCTGCTTCTCGGTGTTGCTTTGGCTGGAGCCCAAGAAGCGCCGCCGCTCGTAGCGCTCTCCGCCGAAGCTGCGCACCACCCGGTAGCCTTGAATGGTTTCCGAAGCGACATGGGTGACATCCCCCATTGCCATTTGGATCTTCTTGCTCTGCTTCCGGAATTTCTTACTGGCGCTACTCACTACCAGTGCGATGACCGGCAGTATCGCCAGCATCACTAGGGTCAGCATCCAGTTCATCCACAAGAGATATGCGAACAAGAAAACCACAGTAAGTCCCTCGCGAATCACTACCTTGATCGCGTCAGTAGCCGCACCTGTGACCATGGTGACATTAAAGGTGATCCGCGAAATGAGATGACCTGAGTTGTGCTGGTCATAGTAGCCATTGGGCAGCGTTAGCAGATTGTTGAACAATTGCACACGCAGGTCATGCACCAAGCCGAGAGAAACGCGAGCTAAATAGTAGTTGCCCAGGAATGAGCCCAAGCCCTGCCAGGCAGCGATCAAAACCATTAACAGTGGTACCGCGTGCAGTAGCGGCAGCTCGGCCAACCAGGGCACGCCAGGGAATAGAGCAGCGCTGGGGTTGCTCAGACCGTCTACGAAGTATTTCAGAATTCCAGCCAGCATCGGTTGGGTCGAGGCGAAGATCACATAGCCGATGATGCTGACCAGGAAATAACCAATGTAGGGTTTCACATAGCCCAACAGGCGGAAATAAATCTTGAGG from Pseudomonas sp. DNDY-54 encodes:
- a CDS encoding GNAT family N-acetyltransferase — encoded protein: MLQFLQSWRERGWCVIDASRYAEAWQRYGGSVATHPDVIERLAGLAGIPVRYLGWEQQGELVAAVPCWGRHLALSKDVLKKTGKRGVFDLGNAEIILPVAEQAGVPVRQRMRYVSEHNVGAVSTLREQSEGLALVREPETYSKKFRYNQRREQRLLEEAGGVLRPMLNFSPTEQAAMYADLFRRRWGFDVPGKCYLQEVFALMREFMTGSVVLLDEQPIAVQVLYRIEAPKWVSIEYINGGVDPEQRDFSPGSVLSFANTQAAWAEARALGKPLRYSFGRADREYKDRWCNRVPVFQV
- the msbA gene encoding lipid A export permease/ATP-binding protein MsbA, with translation MLETSRQEPASSLKIYFRLLGYVKPYIGYFLVSIIGYVIFASTQPMLAGILKYFVDGLSNPSAALFPGVPWLAELPLLHAVPLLMVLIAAWQGLGSFLGNYYLARVSLGLVHDLRVQLFNNLLTLPNGYYDQHNSGHLISRITFNVTMVTGAATDAIKVVIREGLTVVFLFAYLLWMNWMLTLVMLAILPVIALVVSSASKKFRKQSKKIQMAMGDVTHVASETIQGYRVVRSFGGERYERRRFLGSSQSNTEKQLRMVKTSAVYTPTLQLLIYSAMAVLMFLVLLLRGDATAGDLVAYITAAGLLPKPIRQLSEVSANIQKGLAAADSIFEQLDEQPETDSGALERDAVSGQLEVRNLSFFYPGSKKPVLHDINFTVEPGQMVALVGRSGSGKSTLANLIPRFYHHETGQILLDGADVESYKLRNLRRHIALVTQQVTLFNDTVANNIAYGDLAGAPLEEIQRAARNAYADEFIEQMPQGYQTQIGENGVLLSGGQRQRLAIARALLKNAPVLILDEATSALDTESERHIQGALDHVMTGRTTLVIAHRLSTIEKADLILVMEQGRIVERGTHAELLAANGAYSRLHATQFKEDEPDEQKS